A genomic stretch from Candidatus Amarolinea dominans includes:
- the rplU gene encoding 50S ribosomal protein L21 translates to MFAIVETGGKQYKVKAGDVIEVELLPVAPGDTIELGRVLLVADGDEVKVGTPVVTGASVKATVLQETKGRKEIVFMYRPKKRIRQKTGHRQKYTQLRVDEIVL, encoded by the coding sequence ATGTTTGCAATCGTTGAAACGGGTGGCAAGCAGTACAAAGTGAAGGCGGGCGATGTCATCGAGGTCGAACTGTTGCCGGTCGCTCCCGGCGACACAATCGAACTCGGGCGCGTCCTCCTGGTTGCGGATGGGGACGAGGTCAAAGTAGGCACGCCGGTTGTCACGGGTGCGTCTGTCAAGGCAACCGTGCTCCAGGAAACGAAGGGACGCAAGGAGATTGTCTTCATGTATCGTCCCAAGAAGCGTATCCGTCAAAAGACCGGCCATCGTCAGAAGTACACGCAATTGCGCGTGGATGAAATCGTACTCTAG
- a CDS encoding glycosidase: MKLQRHPGNPILLPDPASDWECYHVFNPSVIHHNGLFHMHYRAQGLDWVSRIGYAVSADGVHWNRLRRPVLAPQDGTDSRGIEDPRVTALDGAFIMCYTAYGREFHGTGNPTHAGGGILPMLARSENLITWERLGPLVVGEDNKDHVLFPRKIGGRYAALHRRRPDVWLATSADLCTWHEADMAPIYGPRAAESRPEITDGGWDSKSIGSNGVPIETAAGWLCINHGYDANHVYRFGVILLDLEDPTRVIRRPQAPIFWPEELWELRGDVPNVVFSYSCQLAGRHLACRLFWQKISSAKLLRKRQSSISLRQYKVWASAPGA, from the coding sequence ATGAAGTTACAACGACATCCCGGCAACCCCATCTTGCTGCCCGACCCGGCCTCCGACTGGGAGTGTTATCATGTCTTCAATCCCTCGGTCATCCACCACAACGGGCTGTTCCACATGCACTATCGCGCCCAGGGGCTGGACTGGGTCAGCCGCATCGGTTACGCGGTGAGCGCCGACGGGGTGCATTGGAACCGCCTGCGCCGGCCGGTGTTAGCGCCGCAAGACGGCACTGACTCGCGCGGGATCGAAGACCCACGGGTGACCGCGTTGGACGGGGCATTCATCATGTGCTACACCGCCTACGGTCGCGAGTTCCATGGGACGGGCAACCCCACCCACGCTGGCGGCGGCATCTTGCCCATGCTCGCCCGCAGCGAAAACCTGATTACCTGGGAACGTCTCGGCCCGCTCGTGGTTGGGGAAGACAACAAGGATCATGTCCTGTTCCCGCGCAAAATTGGGGGACGCTACGCGGCCTTGCACCGGCGCCGACCAGACGTTTGGCTGGCGACCTCCGCTGACTTATGCACCTGGCATGAGGCCGACATGGCGCCGATTTACGGCCCGCGCGCGGCTGAGAGTCGGCCAGAGATCACGGACGGCGGCTGGGACTCCAAGAGCATAGGCAGCAACGGCGTGCCGATCGAGACGGCGGCCGGTTGGCTGTGCATCAACCACGGCTACGATGCCAATCATGTCTACCGCTTCGGCGTGATCCTGCTCGACCTGGAGGACCCGACGCGGGTGATCCGCCGGCCCCAAGCGCCGATCTTCTGGCCCGAAGAGTTGTGGGAACTGCGCGGCGACGTGCCAAACGTGGTCTTTTCCTATTCTTGCCAATTAGCCGGCAGGCACTTGGCCTGCCGCCTTTTTTGGCAAAAAATCAGTTCAGCAAAACTGCTGCGCAAGCGGCAATCCAGCATATCGTTGCGCCAGTACAAAGTCTGGGCCTCTGCGCCTGGCGCGTAA
- a CDS encoding DUF624 domain-containing protein, which yields MPHLLQLFARAIRLWWREFLFLLVLNLIWLLAQATVVLGPPATAALVAVAAQVADDELVDFGDFWRALAANFRRAWLWGAAQLAVYGVLGFNFVAYARTTDWPVLALRYAWGLLALGWFAVNLYYWPLNHAQTDKRFTTTLGNAAKMALLNPGATIVYALLALVLIVGSTLSGLLLGTVLGAWLALWGVLVVRQLLGRQPRR from the coding sequence GTGCCACACCTCCTTCAGCTTTTCGCCCGCGCCATCCGTCTCTGGTGGCGTGAATTTCTCTTCCTGCTGGTGCTCAACCTGATCTGGCTGTTGGCGCAGGCGACGGTGGTGCTCGGCCCGCCGGCGACGGCCGCGCTGGTGGCAGTGGCCGCGCAGGTCGCGGACGATGAACTGGTGGATTTCGGCGATTTCTGGCGCGCGCTGGCCGCGAACTTCAGGCGCGCGTGGCTTTGGGGCGCGGCACAACTGGCCGTCTACGGGGTGCTTGGCTTCAATTTCGTCGCCTACGCCAGGACAACGGACTGGCCGGTCCTGGCGCTGCGCTACGCGTGGGGACTGCTGGCGCTGGGCTGGTTTGCAGTCAATCTCTACTACTGGCCCCTGAACCACGCCCAGACCGACAAACGCTTTACCACCACCCTGGGCAACGCCGCAAAAATGGCGCTGCTCAATCCGGGTGCGACGATCGTCTACGCGCTGCTGGCGCTCGTCCTGATCGTCGGCAGCACCCTCTCTGGGCTGCTGCTGGGTACCGTGCTCGGGGCGTGGCTGGCACTTTGGGGGGTGTTGGTTGTGCGCCAATTGCTTGGCAGGCAACCGCGCCGGTGA
- a CDS encoding carbohydrate ABC transporter permease, which translates to MAVATAPRMLRVPTSEEAARTRQRQAALKYVLLGLIGIVSLTPFILAFLGTFKTDAEIIAYPPKLLPDRWLVQNWIKTWGTNFGEGATFPRWLANTAVVAVGSAVLQVVACSMAAYAFARLRFPGKNAVFSFMLASMMIPGAVTLIPAYVVMTKISFVNTYWSLLVPGAISAGNIFLLTQFLKAVPRELEEAAFVDGASRFRIYKDVVLPLARPALLTVFILQFQGMWNAFMAPLLYLNTPKMWVLNVAISSFQQQYKAAWNLTLVAAMFNAIPVLILFAFFSRYYIEGVSYAGLKG; encoded by the coding sequence ATGGCAGTTGCAACCGCGCCCCGCATGCTCCGTGTGCCAACCTCGGAAGAGGCCGCTCGTACGCGGCAACGCCAGGCGGCGCTGAAGTATGTTCTGCTGGGCCTGATTGGCATCGTCTCGCTGACGCCGTTCATCCTGGCGTTCTTGGGAACGTTCAAGACGGACGCCGAGATCATCGCTTATCCCCCCAAATTGCTACCCGATCGCTGGCTGGTGCAGAACTGGATCAAGACCTGGGGCACCAATTTCGGGGAGGGCGCCACCTTCCCGCGCTGGCTGGCCAACACCGCCGTGGTTGCGGTTGGCTCCGCCGTCCTGCAGGTCGTTGCCTGTTCGATGGCGGCCTACGCCTTCGCCCGCCTGCGCTTTCCGGGCAAAAACGCCGTCTTCTCCTTCATGCTGGCCAGCATGATGATCCCCGGCGCCGTCACCCTGATCCCCGCCTATGTGGTGATGACGAAAATTTCATTCGTGAACACCTACTGGTCACTCCTGGTGCCGGGGGCGATCAGCGCGGGCAACATCTTCCTGCTGACCCAGTTCCTCAAGGCGGTGCCGCGCGAGCTGGAGGAAGCCGCGTTCGTGGATGGCGCCTCGCGCTTTCGCATCTACAAGGACGTGGTGCTGCCCCTGGCCCGGCCGGCGCTGCTGACGGTGTTCATCTTGCAGTTCCAGGGCATGTGGAACGCCTTCATGGCGCCGCTGCTCTACTTGAACACACCCAAAATGTGGGTGCTCAACGTCGCCATCTCCAGCTTCCAGCAGCAGTACAAGGCCGCGTGGAACCTGACCCTGGTGGCCGCCATGTTCAACGCCATCCCGGTCCTGATCCTGTTTGCGTTCTTCAGCCGATATTACATCGAAGGGGTCAGCTATGCGGGGCTGAAAGGGTAG
- a CDS encoding sugar ABC transporter permease, whose product MTATGVRLPASEPGSSGRALAATAAFLLVAFITFGAALISAPTKGIRIFPLGPYINEAINSGRWFVIAGAVLGIALGAIAAITVYRTWRNRGQRQEMLAAYVFLAPYLIITVVFTVGVLLFALYIAFHKYDIFTAPQFVGLDNFAKAFRTKDFVQSLVNVFWYALVVTIVQTVFALLMAILLNSKMRGREFFRTIFYTPSVTSSVVISMIFWWLYLKTGYLNFGLEKLMGIFGLEWTRVEWLNNPRGLFQLIAMAFGGNISSDLWYLRGPSVTWMAIMFQNIFTTIPTFMLMFLAGLQDVPPTLYEAASIDGATNRQQFFKITVPMLRPVLLLVIVLSTIGTLQIFDQVKILTSGGPLGTSLTPVYLVYREAIGTQGEIQMGYAAAMAFILAIIIFVFTFLQRRFIESGTEQY is encoded by the coding sequence ATGACAGCAACTGGGGTGCGTTTGCCCGCATCAGAACCTGGCAGTAGCGGGCGAGCACTGGCCGCAACCGCCGCCTTTCTCCTGGTGGCGTTCATCACGTTCGGGGCGGCGCTGATCTCCGCGCCGACCAAAGGCATCAGGATTTTCCCCTTAGGCCCGTACATCAATGAAGCGATCAACTCGGGCCGTTGGTTCGTCATTGCCGGCGCCGTGTTGGGGATTGCGTTAGGCGCCATCGCCGCGATTACCGTCTACCGGACCTGGCGCAACCGGGGCCAACGCCAGGAGATGCTTGCAGCTTACGTCTTCCTGGCGCCGTACCTGATCATCACCGTGGTCTTCACGGTTGGCGTTCTGCTCTTTGCGCTCTACATCGCCTTTCACAAATACGACATCTTCACAGCGCCGCAGTTTGTCGGGCTTGATAACTTTGCCAAGGCGTTCAGGACGAAGGATTTCGTGCAGTCGCTCGTCAACGTCTTCTGGTATGCGTTGGTGGTGACCATCGTCCAGACCGTGTTCGCGCTGCTGATGGCGATCTTGCTCAACAGCAAAATGCGTGGCCGTGAGTTCTTCCGCACGATCTTCTACACGCCCAGCGTCACCTCATCGGTCGTCATCTCCATGATCTTCTGGTGGCTCTACCTGAAGACCGGATACCTCAACTTCGGCCTCGAGAAGTTGATGGGCATCTTCGGATTGGAGTGGACGCGCGTCGAGTGGCTGAACAACCCGCGCGGCCTGTTCCAACTGATCGCCATGGCCTTCGGGGGCAACATCTCGTCCGACCTGTGGTACCTGCGCGGGCCTAGTGTCACCTGGATGGCGATCATGTTCCAAAACATCTTCACCACCATCCCCACCTTCATGCTGATGTTCCTGGCCGGGCTGCAGGACGTGCCGCCCACCCTGTACGAGGCGGCATCTATTGACGGCGCCACCAATCGCCAGCAGTTCTTCAAGATCACCGTGCCCATGCTGCGACCCGTGTTGCTGCTGGTCATCGTCCTCAGCACCATCGGCACGCTGCAGATCTTCGACCAGGTGAAAATTCTGACCAGCGGTGGCCCGCTGGGCACGAGCTTGACGCCGGTCTACCTGGTGTACCGTGAGGCTATCGGCACGCAGGGTGAGATCCAAATGGGCTACGCAGCCGCGATGGCGTTCATCCTGGCTATCATCATCTTCGTCTTCACATTCCTGCAGCGCCGCTTCATCGAGAGCGGCACTGAGCAGTATTGA